A genomic window from Montipora capricornis isolate CH-2021 chromosome 8, ASM3666992v2, whole genome shotgun sequence includes:
- the LOC138060120 gene encoding uncharacterized protein isoform X1, which produces MICTGISVTFLNMSYKFYLLMQMKAFKVWNNKRTIKKFVVGINCYEDLVTKGGEKLGVSAVKAVLEEDGTEIDNEYLEFLDPNNAIILLEQQENWTDKDNCNLPVSEGHGQLHETKKTPPVVPSGAKKQATITREMRLGPPIEEVKEEPVEEEVMKDAMIYGKNLAKPLSEYQIAVNKAAGKLALQSPVLLSNRGELYEKAREQVKVDGYSFKKGFSRSNSGTSSCSSSETETVSPKVKRAKRDKDERKREVDNLTTMVENVKGNLQFKQKRLEKAKTVHDYKQCDQLATEIRQLLKDKHDYEMQIAALQKSESKSSWYFKSKSKPKKADSRAMKGLNKTQSRLPQENKISFKSSPVTAVNSGNSTCINTKSAQRGMPSSLSTSEEGEEYHTEREKSMSDESKVTSPTGSERVEPPTAIEDAPSPTDTVILQGSTDEEDVRDFALTPPVTKELEGDLNIF; this is translated from the exons ATGATTTGCACAGGCATCAGTGTCACGTTTCTGAATATGTCGTACAAATTCTATTTATTAATGCAGATGAAAGCGTTTAAAGTATGGAACAACAAAAGGACAATTAAAAAATTTGTAGTTGGGATAAACTGTTACGAAGATTTGGTCACTAAAG GGGGTGAGAAACTGGGTGTAAGTGCTGTGAAGGCTGTTTTGGAAGAAGATGGAACAGAAATTGACAATGAGTACCTGGAGTTTCTTGACCCAAATAATGCAATCATACTGCTCGAGCAACAGGAGAACTGGACTGACAAAGATAATTGTAATCTTCCTGTTTCAGAAGGCCACG GCCAGTTACATGAAACTAAAAAGACTCCTCCTGTGGTGCCTTCAGGAGCCAAAAAGCAGGCAACAATTACAAGGGAAATGAGGTTGGGGCCTCCAATTGAG GAAGTTAAAGAGGAACCAGTTGAAGAAGAGGTGATGAAGGATGCTATGATTTATGGAAAGAATCTTGCAAAGCCCTTATCAGAATACCAAATAGCAGTAAACAAAGCAGCTGGAAAACTGGCCTTGCAAAGCCCAGTGTTACTCTCAAACAGAG gAGAGCTCTATGAGAAGGCAAGAGAACAAGTCAAAGTTGATGGATATTCATTCAAAAAGGGTTTCTCAAGATCCAATAGTGGTACAAGCAGCTGCAGCAGCAGTGAGACTGAAACTGTGTCTCCAAAAGTAAAACGGGCCAAGCGAgacaaagatgaaagaaaaagggaagTAGATAATTTAACAACAATGGTAGAGAATGTAAAAGGTAATTTGCAATTTAAGCAAAAGAGGCTAGAAAAAGCCAAGACAGTCCATGATTACAAACAATGTGATCAGTTAGCAACGGAAATAAGGCAGCTGTTAAAGGATAAACATGATTATGAAATGCAGATAGCAGCACTGCAAAAAAGTGAATCAAAGTCATCGTGGTATTTCAAGAGCAAGTCGAAACCAAAAAAAGCAGATTCAAGGGCTATGAAAGGTCTCAATAAAACTCAGTCGAGGTTGCCACAGGAGAATAAAATAAGTTTCAAATCATCGCCTGTAACtgcagttaattctgggaattCTACCTGTATCAACACAAAATCTGCTCAACGTGGTATGCCTTCTTCCTTAAGCACATCAGAAGAAGGAGAGGAATATCATACTGAAAGGGAAAAGTCAATGTCCGATGAAAGCAAGGTCACATCACCAACAGGATCAGAGAGAGTTGAACCTCCAACAGCCATAGAGGATGCCCCGTCACCTACAGACACGGTGATCTTACAGGGATCAACAGACGAGGAGGACGTTCGGGATTTTGCCTTGACCCCTCCAGTTACAAAGGAACTGGAGGGGGACTTGAACATCTTTTGA
- the LOC138060120 gene encoding uncharacterized protein isoform X2 encodes MDRTQKMKAFKVWNNKRTIKKFVVGINCYEDLVTKGGEKLGVSAVKAVLEEDGTEIDNEYLEFLDPNNAIILLEQQENWTDKDNCNLPVSEGHGQLHETKKTPPVVPSGAKKQATITREMRLGPPIEEVKEEPVEEEVMKDAMIYGKNLAKPLSEYQIAVNKAAGKLALQSPVLLSNRGELYEKAREQVKVDGYSFKKGFSRSNSGTSSCSSSETETVSPKVKRAKRDKDERKREVDNLTTMVENVKGNLQFKQKRLEKAKTVHDYKQCDQLATEIRQLLKDKHDYEMQIAALQKSESKSSWYFKSKSKPKKADSRAMKGLNKTQSRLPQENKISFKSSPVTAVNSGNSTCINTKSAQRGMPSSLSTSEEGEEYHTEREKSMSDESKVTSPTGSERVEPPTAIEDAPSPTDTVILQGSTDEEDVRDFALTPPVTKELEGDLNIF; translated from the exons ATGGACAGAACGCAAAAG ATGAAAGCGTTTAAAGTATGGAACAACAAAAGGACAATTAAAAAATTTGTAGTTGGGATAAACTGTTACGAAGATTTGGTCACTAAAG GGGGTGAGAAACTGGGTGTAAGTGCTGTGAAGGCTGTTTTGGAAGAAGATGGAACAGAAATTGACAATGAGTACCTGGAGTTTCTTGACCCAAATAATGCAATCATACTGCTCGAGCAACAGGAGAACTGGACTGACAAAGATAATTGTAATCTTCCTGTTTCAGAAGGCCACG GCCAGTTACATGAAACTAAAAAGACTCCTCCTGTGGTGCCTTCAGGAGCCAAAAAGCAGGCAACAATTACAAGGGAAATGAGGTTGGGGCCTCCAATTGAG GAAGTTAAAGAGGAACCAGTTGAAGAAGAGGTGATGAAGGATGCTATGATTTATGGAAAGAATCTTGCAAAGCCCTTATCAGAATACCAAATAGCAGTAAACAAAGCAGCTGGAAAACTGGCCTTGCAAAGCCCAGTGTTACTCTCAAACAGAG gAGAGCTCTATGAGAAGGCAAGAGAACAAGTCAAAGTTGATGGATATTCATTCAAAAAGGGTTTCTCAAGATCCAATAGTGGTACAAGCAGCTGCAGCAGCAGTGAGACTGAAACTGTGTCTCCAAAAGTAAAACGGGCCAAGCGAgacaaagatgaaagaaaaagggaagTAGATAATTTAACAACAATGGTAGAGAATGTAAAAGGTAATTTGCAATTTAAGCAAAAGAGGCTAGAAAAAGCCAAGACAGTCCATGATTACAAACAATGTGATCAGTTAGCAACGGAAATAAGGCAGCTGTTAAAGGATAAACATGATTATGAAATGCAGATAGCAGCACTGCAAAAAAGTGAATCAAAGTCATCGTGGTATTTCAAGAGCAAGTCGAAACCAAAAAAAGCAGATTCAAGGGCTATGAAAGGTCTCAATAAAACTCAGTCGAGGTTGCCACAGGAGAATAAAATAAGTTTCAAATCATCGCCTGTAACtgcagttaattctgggaattCTACCTGTATCAACACAAAATCTGCTCAACGTGGTATGCCTTCTTCCTTAAGCACATCAGAAGAAGGAGAGGAATATCATACTGAAAGGGAAAAGTCAATGTCCGATGAAAGCAAGGTCACATCACCAACAGGATCAGAGAGAGTTGAACCTCCAACAGCCATAGAGGATGCCCCGTCACCTACAGACACGGTGATCTTACAGGGATCAACAGACGAGGAGGACGTTCGGGATTTTGCCTTGACCCCTCCAGTTACAAAGGAACTGGAGGGGGACTTGAACATCTTTTGA